Proteins encoded within one genomic window of Lysinibacillus louembei:
- the rsgA gene encoding ribosome small subunit-dependent GTPase A, which produces MNLGLTAFFSEQIEQLEDKYKKYVPARVVLEHKHSYRVISEHGEWLATIAGNFAYNAFAREDYPAVGDWVLVEQMPGEEKAIIHKLLQRKSVFSRKVAGLEIEEQIVAANVDIVLLVMSLNEDFNIRRLERYLVAAWDSGATPVIVLTKADLCDDVAHYVSEVESIAFGVEVIVTSVVTGIGFERLSELFPAGVTGALLGSSGAGKSTLTNALLGTAHMKVSSIREDDAKGRHTTTHRELVALDSGGCLIDTPGMRELQLWNQSDSLAASFQDIEQLMEQCRFRDCTHKGEPHCAVQKAIDEGVLESARLQSYFKLQRELAYIERKTDAQAKQAEQRKWKQISKGMKSNKKYK; this is translated from the coding sequence TTGAATTTAGGATTAACAGCATTTTTTAGTGAGCAAATCGAACAGTTAGAGGATAAATATAAAAAATACGTGCCAGCACGTGTGGTGTTGGAGCATAAGCATTCATATCGCGTTATAAGTGAGCATGGAGAGTGGCTAGCGACGATAGCGGGGAATTTTGCATATAACGCTTTTGCGCGCGAGGATTATCCAGCAGTAGGGGACTGGGTGTTAGTTGAGCAAATGCCTGGAGAGGAAAAGGCGATTATTCATAAGCTATTACAGCGTAAGTCAGTATTTTCACGCAAAGTGGCAGGTTTAGAAATTGAAGAGCAAATTGTTGCAGCAAATGTTGATATTGTACTCTTAGTAATGAGCTTAAATGAGGATTTTAATATTCGCAGACTAGAGCGTTATTTAGTGGCAGCATGGGATTCTGGTGCAACGCCTGTTATTGTTTTAACAAAGGCGGATTTGTGCGATGATGTGGCACATTATGTGTCAGAGGTGGAAAGTATCGCATTTGGTGTAGAAGTAATTGTAACGAGCGTAGTAACGGGTATTGGCTTTGAGCGATTAAGCGAGCTGTTCCCAGCGGGTGTGACAGGAGCGTTACTAGGATCTTCTGGTGCGGGGAAATCTACTTTAACGAATGCCCTTTTAGGAACAGCACATATGAAAGTTTCTAGCATTCGAGAAGACGATGCCAAAGGGCGTCATACGACAACACATCGCGAGCTAGTAGCACTTGATTCAGGTGGCTGTTTAATTGACACACCAGGTATGCGCGAGCTACAGCTTTGGAATCAATCAGATAGCCTTGCTGCAAGCTTCCAAGATATTGAACAGTTAATGGAGCAATGCCGCTTTAGAGATTGTACGCATAAAGGAGAGCCGCATTGCGCTGTACAAAAAGCGATTGATGAGGGAGTACTGGAATCAGCACGTCTCCAAAGCTATTTCAAGCTACAACGTGAGCTAGCCTATATTGAGCGCAAAACAGATGCGCAGGCAAAGCAGGCTGAACAGCGCAAATGGAAGCAAATTTCTAAAGGGATGAAATCGAACAAAAAATATAAGTAA
- a CDS encoding ABC transporter permease yields MMNISITRIQAIFMKDYKEFSRNYAISIMVFFPIIMAFLYRMDGVEPAQQLLFPLAFTFGMVTAFVQAALIAEEKERNTLRSLLLSPASLADILIGKSALVSAISAIVIAVCCYVVDYMPSIASIVAMFLSILFYAALGTICGLFAKSTLETTFTILPVAIIFPFGPFVMMLSERFEFLKIAKWLPSTQLADLAQGEMVIPLIGIALWTILAWVVAIILCKKRMVD; encoded by the coding sequence ATGATGAACATTTCAATTACACGTATTCAAGCCATTTTTATGAAGGATTACAAGGAGTTTTCTCGCAACTATGCGATTTCAATCATGGTATTTTTCCCAATCATTATGGCATTTTTATATAGAATGGATGGGGTAGAACCAGCACAACAACTATTGTTCCCGCTTGCCTTCACTTTCGGTATGGTAACAGCCTTTGTGCAAGCTGCTCTGATTGCCGAGGAAAAGGAACGCAATACACTGCGTAGCTTATTGCTTTCCCCTGCCTCACTTGCAGATATTTTAATTGGTAAAAGTGCGTTAGTTTCAGCTATATCTGCTATCGTTATTGCTGTTTGTTGCTATGTTGTTGACTATATGCCAAGCATTGCCTCTATCGTTGCGATGTTTCTTTCCATATTATTTTATGCAGCTTTAGGCACAATTTGTGGCTTATTTGCTAAGTCAACATTGGAAACAACATTTACGATATTACCAGTTGCTATTATTTTCCCATTCGGTCCATTTGTTATGATGTTATCCGAACGTTTTGAATTCCTAAAAATCGCTAAATGGCTGCCAAGTACACAATTAGCCGACTTAGCTCAAGGTGAAATGGTTATACCGTTAATTGGTATTGCACTATGGACAATCCTCGCTTGGGTTGTGGCAATTATCCTTTGTAAAAAACGCATGGTAGATTAA
- a CDS encoding FusB/FusC family EF-G-binding protein gives MTPFLTVAEVRLIEQQLMKIVNAKASSKDANILATVRELAMATLNEKLPLGEDKETLLKAAEAVEDRLDVTLFLENLHVYTIPFKAISEKGIEKLFKKEKKLKMPKLDEVNWKGISYLSWQDIGTHRQYMIIEREGQFTGLKGTVSGTNAKGICAICNEHSDVHLFTAKVKGQADAYKSYSQYICDDVEKCNHRIKDYERLVQFVENNLV, from the coding sequence ATGACACCATTTTTAACAGTTGCAGAAGTTCGTTTAATTGAGCAGCAGCTAATGAAAATTGTAAATGCCAAGGCCTCGTCAAAGGATGCCAATATATTGGCGACAGTAAGAGAGCTTGCAATGGCTACATTGAATGAAAAATTGCCACTTGGAGAAGACAAGGAGACGCTATTAAAAGCTGCTGAGGCTGTAGAGGATCGACTAGATGTCACATTATTTCTAGAAAATTTGCATGTTTATACGATTCCATTTAAAGCAATTTCAGAAAAAGGGATTGAAAAACTATTTAAAAAAGAGAAAAAGCTAAAAATGCCTAAGTTAGATGAAGTGAACTGGAAGGGCATTAGCTATTTATCATGGCAAGATATCGGCACACATCGTCAATATATGATTATTGAGAGAGAAGGGCAGTTTACAGGCTTGAAGGGAACAGTAAGTGGCACGAATGCGAAAGGTATTTGTGCGATTTGTAATGAGCATTCAGATGTCCACCTGTTTACAGCGAAAGTAAAGGGACAGGCTGATGCCTATAAATCATATAGCCAATATATTTGTGATGATGTGGAGAAATGTAATCATCGCATTAAAGATTATGAACGACTTGTTCAATTTGTTGAAAATAACTTGGTTTAA
- a CDS encoding ABC transporter ATP-binding protein, whose amino-acid sequence MTTIIDVHHLKKAFQQSNALADVTFSIQKGEIFGFLGPSGSGKTTTIKVLTAQLHKDGGEANVFNMPVSAMQNSENRKKFGILTDNSGLYTRLSIEENLALYCKLYDVPTTAIKEALEFVNLYGEHKKKVNMLSKGMTQRVLLARAILHKPELLFLDEPTSALDPVNTAHIYKGLRALNELGTTIFLTTHDMQEAETLCHRVAFLNKGAIQAIGTPKQLKEQYSEQTITVELVDGSSHVIKNEAQNAQIVHNWMANNQIARIFSNEPTLGDIFMKITGSDLQ is encoded by the coding sequence ATGACAACAATTATTGATGTTCATCATTTAAAAAAGGCATTCCAACAATCAAACGCTTTAGCAGATGTAACATTTTCTATTCAAAAAGGGGAAATTTTTGGCTTCTTAGGTCCAAGTGGTTCTGGCAAAACAACTACAATTAAAGTTTTAACAGCACAGCTCCATAAAGATGGTGGTGAAGCAAATGTGTTCAATATGCCTGTTAGTGCAATGCAAAACAGCGAAAATAGGAAAAAATTTGGAATTTTAACGGATAACAGTGGTCTTTATACACGTTTATCAATCGAGGAAAATTTAGCGCTCTATTGCAAGCTATATGATGTCCCAACAACAGCTATTAAAGAAGCGCTTGAATTTGTCAATTTATATGGCGAGCACAAGAAAAAAGTAAATATGTTATCAAAGGGAATGACACAGCGGGTTTTATTAGCAAGAGCCATTTTGCATAAACCAGAGCTTCTATTTTTAGATGAGCCAACTTCTGCATTAGACCCTGTCAACACAGCCCATATTTACAAAGGGTTGCGCGCTTTAAATGAGCTAGGTACAACCATCTTTTTAACAACGCATGATATGCAAGAAGCTGAAACACTGTGCCATCGTGTTGCTTTTTTAAATAAAGGTGCGATTCAAGCAATCGGCACACCAAAGCAATTAAAGGAGCAATATAGCGAGCAAACAATCACGGTTGAACTGGTCGATGGCTCATCTCATGTGATTAAAAACGAAGCGCAAAATGCTCAAATTGTACACAATTGGATGGCAAATAATCAAATTGCTCGCATCTTTTCAAACGAACCGACTTTAGGCGATATTTTTATGAAAATAACAGGGAGTGACTTACAATGA
- a CDS encoding YjjG family noncanonical pyrimidine nucleotidase: protein MKKYQHLLFDLDDTLLDFGAAEDLALHRLFEEQKIPLTEEVEEKYRQINSSLWTQFEHGEITRDEVITTRFAKLFAAYDQGVDGVLFDTKYRNYLAESKVFVKGAWEIVNELARQFDLYLVTNGVSVTQYKRLQVTGLAPFFKNVFVSEDTGYQKPMKGYFDYVFERIPNFRIEEALIIGDSFSADIVGGIQAGIDTCWFNQHGKAPVENYKPTYEIAELQQLAKILL, encoded by the coding sequence TTGAAAAAATATCAACATTTATTATTTGATTTAGATGACACATTACTCGATTTTGGAGCGGCAGAGGATTTGGCACTGCATCGTTTATTTGAGGAGCAAAAAATTCCTTTAACTGAAGAGGTAGAAGAAAAATACCGTCAAATTAATAGCAGCTTATGGACACAATTTGAGCATGGCGAAATTACACGTGATGAAGTGATTACGACGCGCTTTGCTAAATTATTTGCAGCATACGATCAAGGAGTTGATGGGGTACTATTTGATACGAAATATCGCAATTATTTAGCGGAAAGCAAAGTGTTTGTGAAGGGAGCATGGGAGATTGTCAATGAGCTAGCGCGTCAATTTGATTTATATTTAGTGACCAATGGTGTATCTGTAACTCAATATAAACGTTTGCAAGTAACGGGATTAGCTCCATTTTTTAAAAATGTCTTCGTATCTGAGGATACAGGCTATCAAAAGCCAATGAAAGGCTATTTTGATTATGTATTTGAACGTATTCCCAATTTCCGCATAGAAGAGGCATTGATTATTGGTGACTCTTTTTCGGCAGATATAGTAGGCGGTATTCAGGCAGGTATCGACACTTGCTGGTTCAACCAGCATGGCAAAGCGCCAGTTGAAAATTACAAACCTACATATGAAATAGCAGAGTTACAGCAGCTAGCGAAAATTTTATTATAA
- a CDS encoding tetratricopeptide repeat protein has translation MLINDFDQRLQEVRQLIFIDENDFLREKCPDTDKLYAALRLGDALLLQPTIENDLKYKTYRKVGYLNRLVGCIATSLYYLKEALDYFEPRGGEEYVLTLINYGETIKHTKEYEKSLHIFEQVLTYCNEHNLPQFEDSVWQFKGKCYLEQGDVASAERCFYKAYTIRKKRNDKKMLIPSENALKYIGKIKR, from the coding sequence GTGCTAATAAACGACTTTGATCAAAGGCTCCAAGAGGTTAGGCAGTTAATTTTTATTGATGAGAATGATTTTTTACGTGAAAAATGTCCAGACACAGACAAGTTATACGCTGCTCTCCGTTTAGGTGATGCTCTTTTACTGCAACCAACGATAGAAAATGATTTAAAGTATAAAACATATCGTAAAGTTGGTTATTTAAATAGACTAGTAGGATGTATCGCAACATCGTTATATTACTTAAAGGAAGCGTTAGATTATTTTGAGCCAAGGGGCGGAGAAGAGTATGTGCTAACGCTTATTAATTATGGAGAAACAATCAAGCATACGAAAGAATATGAAAAATCACTACATATATTTGAACAAGTATTAACATATTGCAATGAACATAATTTACCACAGTTTGAGGATAGCGTATGGCAGTTTAAAGGGAAATGTTATTTAGAGCAGGGCGATGTAGCAAGTGCAGAGCGCTGTTTTTATAAAGCATATACAATCCGTAAAAAGCGCAATGATAAAAAAATGCTTATTCCATCTGAAAATGCCTTGAAATATATCGGTAAAATTAAGCGTTAA
- a CDS encoding glutathione ABC transporter substrate-binding protein, translating to MKSNKLWLVLLISALIVVLAACGSDDKGKETDKEGDTASNDNENTETVTGGNLVLEVLSEAVELDPHGSNDVPSNNVQANIYETLVVRNFDTGEIEPLLAESWEQIDDLTLQLKLRQDVKFHDGTPFNAEAVKINLDRLLDPVVASPRASNFEPIESVTVVDEYTVDIKTKAPYGPLLAVLTHAGGYMISPAVIAKDYEEAGDDASKLRAYVNANPVGTGFLKYDAWVPGQEIRLVKNEEYWGEKVAYDSAVFKTVPESATRAADLEVGNAHIIDPVQPTEVAMVENFATVNEQPSMSIAYIGFNAQKAPFDNEKVRLAISKAIDREEILQGVYDGFGVAAKGPLSPMIWGQSDDIVPQDYNIEEAKALLAEAGYPDGFKTAIWTNDNPQRQQIAIVLQEKLKQLNIDVSIEVMEWGAYLEKTGAGDHEMFILGWSASTGDADGALYPLFHTSDIGNNNRTRFSNAEVDKLLDAARVETDSDTRLGYYKEIQTLLNEKAPAAFLHHQAYLTGVSKKVTDFTVDPTGIYKIQHVKLTE from the coding sequence ATGAAGAGTAATAAACTATGGCTAGTGCTTTTAATATCGGCACTTATCGTTGTTCTTGCCGCATGCGGTAGCGATGATAAAGGGAAAGAGACAGATAAAGAAGGCGATACAGCAAGCAATGACAATGAAAATACAGAAACAGTAACTGGTGGTAATCTAGTTTTAGAAGTATTATCAGAGGCTGTTGAGCTTGACCCACACGGTTCAAATGACGTGCCGTCTAACAACGTACAAGCAAATATTTATGAAACTTTAGTAGTACGTAATTTTGACACAGGTGAAATCGAGCCATTGTTAGCAGAATCATGGGAACAAATTGATGATTTAACATTACAATTAAAATTACGTCAAGACGTTAAATTCCATGACGGAACACCTTTCAATGCAGAAGCTGTAAAAATTAACTTAGACCGTTTATTAGACCCAGTAGTAGCATCACCACGTGCTTCAAACTTTGAGCCTATCGAATCGGTTACAGTTGTAGATGAATATACAGTAGATATTAAGACAAAAGCACCTTATGGGCCGCTATTAGCGGTATTAACACATGCTGGTGGCTACATGATTAGTCCAGCGGTTATTGCAAAAGATTATGAAGAAGCAGGTGACGATGCTTCAAAGCTTCGCGCTTATGTAAATGCCAACCCAGTTGGTACAGGCTTCTTAAAATATGATGCATGGGTTCCAGGACAAGAAATTCGTTTAGTGAAAAATGAAGAGTATTGGGGCGAGAAAGTAGCTTATGATTCAGCAGTATTTAAAACAGTACCTGAAAGCGCAACACGTGCAGCTGACTTAGAAGTAGGTAACGCACATATTATTGATCCAGTACAACCAACAGAAGTAGCAATGGTAGAAAACTTTGCAACAGTAAATGAGCAACCATCGATGTCTATCGCGTACATCGGCTTTAACGCACAAAAAGCTCCATTCGATAACGAAAAAGTGCGCCTAGCAATTTCTAAAGCAATCGATCGCGAAGAAATTTTACAAGGTGTTTATGATGGCTTTGGTGTAGCTGCTAAAGGTCCATTATCACCAATGATTTGGGGCCAAAGCGACGATATTGTACCACAGGACTACAATATTGAAGAAGCAAAAGCATTACTTGCAGAAGCTGGATATCCAGATGGCTTCAAAACAGCAATTTGGACAAATGACAATCCACAACGTCAACAAATTGCGATTGTTTTACAAGAAAAATTAAAGCAGTTAAATATTGATGTTAGCATTGAGGTAATGGAGTGGGGCGCATATTTAGAGAAAACGGGCGCTGGCGACCATGAGATGTTCATCCTAGGCTGGTCTGCATCAACAGGTGATGCGGATGGTGCATTATATCCACTATTCCACACATCTGATATTGGTAACAACAACCGTACTCGTTTCTCAAATGCTGAAGTAGACAAATTATTGGATGCAGCACGTGTTGAAACAGATAGTGATACACGTTTAGGCTACTATAAAGAAATTCAAACGCTTCTTAACGAGAAAGCACCAGCGGCGTTTTTACACCACCAAGCTTATTTAACAGGTGTAAGCAAAAAAGTAACGGACTTTACAGTTGATCCAACAGGTATTTACAAAATTCAACATGTGAAATTAACCGAATAA
- a CDS encoding MFS transporter, whose translation MNKAILLLVSVQFFVYVGFGLIIPVLPEVIVQQGFHPMHVGGLLTIYSLASFFTAPLWGRLSDKVGRKKLILVGLLGFSLSFMLVSIFIDSLPMLYASRVVGGLFSGALYTAVTGFIGDISNEDNRNKYMGFMGMSIGLGFIFGPAIGGLLGEISVRMPFTVSAILIFALFFYALAILKEPETYRKTEGRVIIPLAAGKLFSYRIRYLFIFSFSVTFLLAGVESTLQLFQMDAIQITSAQIGSLFLFSGFVDFFIQGMVVRKVKDGQEPKWLMLAQIITAIGLLMLPFTNSLAFAGVALCVFTAGNALARTLNTSLASKESGGMYGTAAGVIYSMDSLGRIIGPLFFTWLLTMEGGKTYYLSASIAVASIMLLWVFTKSVKSLRQAK comes from the coding sequence ATGAATAAAGCTATTCTTTTACTCGTATCCGTGCAATTCTTTGTTTATGTAGGATTCGGTTTAATTATTCCTGTTTTACCAGAGGTCATTGTCCAGCAAGGCTTTCATCCAATGCATGTCGGGGGCTTACTGACAATTTATTCACTTGCAAGCTTTTTTACAGCCCCTTTATGGGGACGTTTATCTGATAAAGTAGGGCGTAAAAAATTAATTTTAGTAGGCTTGCTTGGTTTTAGCTTAAGCTTTATGCTAGTTTCCATATTTATTGATTCATTGCCAATGCTTTATGCTTCACGTGTTGTGGGGGGCTTGTTTTCAGGTGCATTGTATACAGCCGTAACAGGCTTTATTGGCGATATTTCAAATGAGGACAACCGCAATAAATATATGGGCTTTATGGGAATGTCGATTGGGTTAGGCTTTATTTTTGGTCCAGCAATCGGTGGTTTACTTGGAGAAATTAGCGTACGGATGCCATTTACTGTATCGGCGATTTTAATTTTTGCGCTATTCTTTTATGCTTTAGCTATATTGAAGGAGCCGGAAACATATCGCAAGACAGAGGGGCGCGTCATTATTCCGCTGGCTGCTGGCAAGCTATTTAGCTATCGCATCCGCTATTTATTTATCTTTTCGTTTTCAGTGACATTTTTATTAGCGGGTGTTGAATCGACATTGCAGCTATTCCAAATGGATGCGATTCAAATTACCTCTGCGCAAATTGGCTCGCTATTTTTATTTAGTGGCTTTGTCGACTTTTTCATTCAAGGAATGGTCGTGCGCAAAGTAAAGGATGGACAAGAACCAAAGTGGTTAATGCTGGCACAAATTATTACAGCAATCGGCTTATTGATGCTACCATTTACGAATAGCTTAGCCTTTGCTGGTGTCGCATTATGTGTATTTACAGCAGGCAATGCACTTGCCAGAACGTTAAATACATCGCTTGCCTCGAAGGAGTCTGGCGGAATGTATGGCACTGCTGCGGGAGTTATTTATTCAATGGATAGCTTAGGGCGCATTATCGGGCCATTATTTTTCACATGGCTGCTGACAATGGAAGGTGGAAAAACATATTATTTATCAGCAAGTATTGCGGTTGCCAGCATCATGCTGTTGTGGGTTTTTACAAAAAGTGTGAAGTCTTTAAGGCAAGCAAAATAG
- a CDS encoding LytTR family transcriptional regulator DNA-binding domain-containing protein produces the protein MHTTTIDIPAYVEAGNIICPSLAIPYHPEFIMGIYTDQAKIQYVLKMLMKLPNSYIHLKDDNLYDRLTVKEHVAFFKKLFNSAETTEALLQLIHLTDFQKMKVHQLSNSNRQLLHYLKLYLTPASIIVVEEPLQNMEDFSKQLTVQLFEKMTQKMLLLLSNNLEDLFISCHETNRLDAQGLCLLDVVGQDTTPNDIASFSPIKIEKIPTKKNDKIILFNPPEIDYIESVEGDVSIYVAGEAYPCSLTLTELEQRLLPLGFFRCHRSYIVNLQKVREIITWTKNSYSLSIHTTTKTTVPLSKNKLATLKELIGI, from the coding sequence ATGCACACAACAACAATCGATATTCCTGCTTATGTTGAAGCTGGCAATATTATTTGCCCTTCGTTAGCAATTCCATACCATCCAGAGTTTATTATGGGTATTTATACAGACCAAGCAAAAATACAATATGTATTAAAGATGTTGATGAAACTACCAAATAGCTATATCCATTTAAAAGATGATAATTTGTATGATCGTTTAACAGTAAAGGAGCATGTTGCCTTTTTCAAAAAGCTATTTAATTCCGCTGAAACGACGGAAGCATTATTGCAGCTTATTCATTTAACTGATTTCCAAAAAATGAAAGTCCATCAATTATCCAATAGTAATCGTCAATTACTTCATTATTTAAAGCTTTATTTAACACCTGCCTCAATTATTGTTGTGGAAGAACCTCTACAAAATATGGAGGATTTTTCAAAACAATTAACAGTACAATTATTTGAAAAAATGACACAAAAAATGCTTTTATTGCTATCTAATAATTTAGAGGATTTATTTATTTCGTGTCACGAAACGAATCGTTTAGATGCGCAGGGCTTATGTTTATTAGATGTTGTGGGACAAGATACAACACCAAACGACATTGCTTCATTTTCTCCGATCAAAATCGAGAAAATCCCAACAAAGAAAAATGACAAAATTATTTTATTTAATCCACCTGAAATTGACTATATAGAAAGTGTGGAGGGCGATGTTTCTATTTATGTAGCAGGTGAAGCATATCCTTGTTCATTAACTTTAACAGAGCTTGAACAGCGTCTTTTACCTTTAGGCTTCTTTCGCTGTCATCGTTCATATATTGTCAATTTACAAAAGGTACGTGAAATTATTACTTGGACAAAAAATAGCTATAGCTTATCCATTCATACAACAACAAAAACAACAGTCCCTTTATCTAAAAATAAACTCGCCACATTAAAAGAGCTTATCGGAATTTAG
- a CDS encoding methylated-DNA--[protein]-cysteine S-methyltransferase, producing the protein MSKKIYWTNFCYENIQFVIAATEQGLCYTGSLNENEEELLVWAKKRYKDSEVKEDERKLKPYTEQFIEYFQGQRQQFDFAIDYKGTPFQESVWKELQKIPYGEVCTYSDIASRIGNPKAVRAVGGAIGANPVIIVIPCHRVIGKDGSLTGFSSGMELKKALLVVEGKLYV; encoded by the coding sequence ATGTCTAAAAAAATCTATTGGACAAATTTCTGCTATGAAAATATACAATTCGTGATTGCGGCAACAGAACAGGGCTTATGTTACACAGGCTCATTAAATGAAAATGAAGAAGAATTGCTTGTATGGGCAAAAAAGCGTTATAAAGATAGCGAAGTAAAAGAAGATGAGCGTAAATTAAAGCCTTACACAGAGCAATTTATCGAATATTTTCAAGGGCAAAGACAGCAGTTTGATTTTGCAATAGATTATAAAGGTACCCCTTTCCAAGAAAGTGTATGGAAGGAATTGCAGAAAATTCCTTATGGAGAAGTCTGTACATATTCAGACATTGCAAGTCGTATTGGAAACCCGAAGGCAGTACGAGCTGTAGGTGGAGCAATTGGAGCAAATCCAGTAATTATCGTGATACCATGTCATCGAGTTATTGGGAAAGACGGCTCTTTAACAGGATTTAGCTCAGGTATGGAGCTGAAAAAAGCTTTATTGGTAGTTGAGGGAAAACTATACGTATAG
- a CDS encoding DinB family protein, protein MYRTIEDFSKDWHVSSKGTLNVFKAITDEKMGQPIVEGHNTLGWLAWHLVGVAGAFGHFAGLQIPAPGPDMEMPNNMADIVEAYEAVIDAYQKEIATLSDEQLTEEVAAFGGSMQRGALFRVLIDHQTHHRGQMTVLLRQAGLAVPPVMGPTAEMS, encoded by the coding sequence ATGTATCGTACAATAGAGGATTTTTCAAAAGATTGGCATGTCTCTTCAAAAGGAACGCTGAATGTATTCAAAGCGATTACAGATGAAAAAATGGGCCAACCCATTGTAGAAGGTCACAATACACTAGGTTGGTTAGCGTGGCATTTAGTTGGAGTAGCCGGCGCATTTGGACACTTTGCGGGCTTACAAATACCTGCTCCTGGACCAGATATGGAGATGCCTAATAATATGGCAGATATTGTTGAAGCATATGAGGCAGTTATTGACGCATACCAAAAGGAAATCGCTACATTGTCTGATGAACAGCTGACAGAGGAGGTAGCTGCATTTGGCGGCTCCATGCAACGTGGTGCTCTGTTTAGAGTACTAATCGACCACCAAACACATCACCGTGGTCAAATGACAGTATTATTACGTCAAGCAGGCTTAGCTGTGCCACCAGTAATGGGACCAACTGCTGAAATGAGTTAA
- a CDS encoding DNA-deoxyinosine glycosylase produces the protein MRQNSLPPIIDENTKVLIVGSMPSVQSLEKQQYYGNARNHFWPIIAVLVDEEMPDDYAQRVALLKKNGIGLWDSIQSCERQGSLDTNIRNEVANDFTWLFREYPHIKAVLFNGAKAFDVFKKHVGLDILAGYDYQKMPSTSPIPGKNIKTFEQKIEAWRVIEQYIV, from the coding sequence GTGCGACAAAATAGTTTACCACCCATTATTGATGAAAATACGAAAGTGCTGATTGTTGGGTCAATGCCAAGTGTACAATCATTAGAGAAACAACAATACTATGGCAATGCTCGTAATCATTTTTGGCCAATTATTGCTGTACTTGTAGATGAGGAAATGCCCGACGATTATGCACAGCGTGTTGCTCTGTTGAAAAAGAACGGAATTGGCTTGTGGGATTCGATTCAATCATGTGAACGGCAAGGGAGCTTAGATACCAATATTCGCAACGAGGTAGCAAATGATTTCACATGGTTATTTCGAGAATATCCTCACATAAAAGCAGTGCTATTTAATGGAGCGAAAGCATTTGATGTATTTAAAAAGCATGTAGGGTTAGATATATTAGCTGGATATGATTATCAAAAAATGCCATCGACAAGCCCGATACCAGGAAAAAATATTAAGACATTTGAGCAAAAAATAGAAGCTTGGCGTGTTATAGAACAATATATTGTATAG
- a CDS encoding TSUP family transporter, which yields MPFDLDISLIIILIFFGFLAAFVDSVVGGGGLITLPALLFTGMSPASAVATNKLAGSLGSLTSTITFYRSGKLDMKSVYKWFPLSFFGSMLGAWVVHLINPEVLKPLMLVMLAAVAIYTIFKKDWGQLSTYKSLSTKKLIAFLFVLFAIGFYDGFLGPGTGSFLIFAFLIIGFDFLKAAGNAKFLNFGSNIGGLLMFMSLGQMNYAYGLIMGAAQIAGAICGSKYAIKRGSGYVRILFIIVTITLLAKNTYDFFK from the coding sequence ATGCCCTTTGATTTAGATATTTCACTAATTATTATTTTAATTTTCTTCGGCTTTTTAGCCGCATTCGTTGACTCTGTTGTTGGTGGGGGTGGCCTTATTACACTGCCTGCATTGCTTTTTACAGGAATGAGCCCTGCTTCTGCTGTTGCAACTAATAAGCTTGCAGGTTCCTTAGGTTCTCTGACTAGTACGATTACCTTTTATCGTTCTGGAAAGCTCGATATGAAATCTGTTTATAAATGGTTTCCTTTATCATTTTTCGGCTCAATGCTTGGAGCATGGGTTGTTCATTTAATCAACCCAGAAGTTTTAAAGCCATTAATGCTGGTCATGCTAGCTGCTGTAGCAATTTATACAATTTTCAAAAAGGATTGGGGACAGCTATCTACCTATAAAAGCTTATCGACTAAAAAGCTTATTGCCTTTTTGTTTGTATTATTTGCTATCGGCTTTTACGATGGCTTTTTAGGCCCTGGAACAGGCTCATTTTTAATTTTTGCCTTTCTTATCATTGGCTTTGATTTTTTAAAAGCAGCAGGCAATGCAAAGTTTTTAAACTTTGGGAGCAACATTGGCGGATTGTTGATGTTTATGTCACTTGGACAAATGAATTATGCATATGGTCTTATTATGGGAGCAGCACAAATTGCAGGAGCTATATGTGGTTCAAAATATGCTATTAAACGTGGAAGCGGCTATGTACGCATATTATTTATCATTGTAACGATTACATTATTAGCTAAAAATACTTATGATTTCTTTAAATAA